The following are from one region of the Paenalkalicoccus suaedae genome:
- the hrcA gene encoding heat-inducible transcriptional repressor HrcA: MLTERQLLILKAIVDDYVTHAEPVGSRTVSKREDISYSPATIRNEMSDLEELGFLDKPHSSAGRIPSQKGYRYYVDHLLRPKNVAKRETLDIRALMQEKYQESEMLISQSAKLLSQLTSYTSIVLGPEVFESKLKQLQLIPISDTQAVAIIVTDTGYVENQTVHFPSKINGGDLERVVNILNERLAGVPIYMLQKKLDSEVKQVMKKYVSQYNMMLDVFHHVFESQQQDKVYYGGKTNILSQPEFNDVERVRDILNIFEEDALVSKLFKSDGAGLTVRIGHENHFEPFDQCTVVTATYSLDGTHMGTIGILGPTRMEYPRIISLMDYFSKDLTKLLTDMKQSE, from the coding sequence ATGTTAACAGAGCGTCAGTTGCTAATCTTAAAAGCAATCGTAGATGATTATGTAACACATGCGGAACCAGTCGGCTCTCGTACCGTATCTAAGAGAGAGGACATTAGCTATAGTCCTGCTACGATACGTAATGAGATGTCCGATTTGGAAGAGCTAGGTTTTTTAGATAAGCCTCATAGTTCTGCGGGCCGAATCCCTTCACAAAAAGGGTATCGATATTACGTCGATCATTTATTACGTCCAAAAAACGTAGCGAAAAGAGAGACACTTGATATTAGAGCTCTTATGCAAGAGAAATATCAGGAGTCTGAGATGCTTATTTCGCAGTCTGCAAAGCTTTTGTCGCAGCTTACAAGCTACACATCCATCGTTCTTGGTCCAGAGGTGTTTGAGTCTAAATTAAAGCAACTTCAGCTCATCCCGATCTCTGATACCCAGGCCGTTGCTATTATCGTTACCGACACAGGTTACGTTGAAAATCAAACGGTTCACTTCCCTAGTAAAATAAATGGTGGAGACTTAGAGAGAGTCGTCAATATATTAAATGAACGACTTGCTGGTGTACCCATTTATATGCTACAAAAGAAGCTTGATAGCGAAGTGAAACAGGTGATGAAAAAATATGTTTCTCAATACAACATGATGCTAGATGTTTTTCATCATGTTTTCGAGTCGCAGCAACAGGATAAGGTGTACTACGGCGGAAAGACGAATATTCTTTCTCAGCCTGAGTTTAATGATGTGGAGCGTGTGCGAGATATTTTAAACATTTTTGAAGAGGACGCTCTCGTATCGAAGCTGTTCAAGTCGGATGGAGCAGGGCTTACTGTCCGTATTGGTCATGAGAATCACTTTGAGCCTTTTGATCAATGTACGGTAGTAACGGCCACTTACTCGCTTGATGGAACGCACATGGGTACGATAGGTATACTTGGTCCGACAAGAATGGAGTATCCGCGCATCATTAGTTTAATGGATTATTTTTCAAAAGATTTAACAAAGCTACTAACAGACATGAAGCAAAGTGAATAA
- the lepA gene encoding translation elongation factor 4, whose amino-acid sequence MKPEERIQRRDKIRNFSIIAHIDHGKSTLADRILEKTSALTQREMKAQMLDAMDLERERGITIKLNAVQLNYTAKDGETYIFHLIDTPGHVDFAYEVSRSLAACEGALLIVDAAQGIEAQTLANVYLALDNDLEILPVINKIDLPSAEPERVAQEVEDVIGLPKEDCIPASAKSGIGIEEILEKVVQNVPAPSGDPEGPLQAMIFDSLYDPYRGVIVYIRIVQGTVKPGEKIRMMATGKEFEVQEVGVFTPKPISQEELTVGDVGFLVASVKNVADTRVGDTITHANRPTPEALPGYRKLNPMVFCGLYPVDTNDYNDLREALEKLELNDAALQFEPETSQALGFGYRCGFLGLLHMEIIQERIEREFNIDLITTAPSVIYEVEQTDGEKIRIDNPSNMPDPQKIESIQEPYVKAEVMVPNDYVGSVMELCQKKRGDYVDMKYLDENRVNIVYEIPLSEIVYDFFDTLKSNTKGYASFDYELIGYKVSSLVKMDILLNAEKIDALSIIVHRDSAYERGKIIVEKLKELIPRQQFEVPIQASIGNKILARSTIKAMRKNVLAKCYGGDISRKRKLLEKQKEGKKRMKSVGNVDVPQEAFMSVLSMNDEK is encoded by the coding sequence ATGAAGCCAGAAGAAAGAATACAGCGTAGAGATAAGATTCGTAACTTCTCGATTATCGCGCACATCGACCACGGGAAGTCTACACTTGCTGACCGTATTTTAGAGAAGACGAGCGCTTTAACGCAGCGTGAGATGAAGGCACAAATGCTTGACGCGATGGACTTGGAGCGCGAGCGTGGAATTACGATTAAATTAAATGCCGTGCAGTTAAACTATACAGCTAAAGATGGAGAAACATATATTTTCCATCTAATTGATACACCGGGACACGTCGATTTTGCCTACGAGGTGTCAAGAAGCCTTGCAGCTTGCGAAGGCGCGTTACTAATTGTGGATGCAGCGCAGGGGATCGAAGCACAGACTCTTGCAAACGTCTATTTAGCGTTAGATAACGATTTGGAGATTTTACCTGTCATTAATAAAATTGATTTACCGAGTGCGGAGCCTGAACGTGTTGCGCAAGAGGTAGAGGACGTTATTGGGCTACCTAAAGAAGATTGCATTCCTGCCTCAGCTAAAAGTGGCATTGGAATCGAAGAAATTTTAGAGAAAGTCGTACAAAACGTACCAGCTCCTTCTGGTGATCCTGAAGGACCTTTACAAGCGATGATCTTTGACTCTTTATACGACCCGTATCGTGGCGTTATCGTTTACATTCGTATTGTACAAGGTACCGTGAAGCCGGGCGAAAAGATTCGCATGATGGCGACTGGAAAAGAGTTTGAAGTACAAGAAGTTGGGGTTTTCACACCAAAGCCAATTTCACAAGAAGAGCTTACTGTTGGAGATGTAGGATTTTTAGTAGCCTCTGTTAAAAATGTGGCTGATACAAGAGTCGGGGACACGATCACACATGCTAATCGTCCAACTCCTGAAGCACTTCCGGGATATCGTAAGCTTAATCCAATGGTATTCTGCGGACTGTATCCAGTTGATACAAACGATTATAATGATCTTCGTGAAGCGCTTGAAAAGCTGGAACTAAACGATGCGGCCCTTCAGTTTGAGCCAGAGACATCTCAAGCTCTTGGCTTCGGCTATCGCTGTGGATTCCTAGGACTATTACACATGGAGATTATTCAGGAGCGAATTGAACGAGAGTTTAATATCGACCTAATTACTACTGCGCCAAGCGTAATTTATGAGGTTGAGCAAACAGACGGTGAAAAGATTCGTATTGATAATCCGTCTAACATGCCAGATCCTCAAAAAATTGAGTCTATCCAAGAGCCTTATGTTAAAGCGGAAGTGATGGTTCCAAACGATTATGTAGGATCTGTCATGGAGCTTTGTCAAAAGAAGCGTGGAGATTACGTAGATATGAAGTATCTAGATGAGAATCGTGTCAATATCGTCTATGAGATCCCTCTTTCTGAAATCGTCTATGACTTCTTTGATACATTAAAGTCGAATACTAAAGGGTATGCGTCATTTGATTACGAGTTAATTGGATATAAAGTTAGCTCTCTAGTTAAAATGGACATTCTTTTAAATGCAGAGAAAATTGATGCGCTATCAATAATTGTACACCGTGATTCTGCCTACGAGCGTGGAAAGATCATCGTTGAAAAACTTAAAGAACTTATTCCAAGACAGCAGTTTGAAGTACCTATCCAAGCTAGTATTGGGAATAAAATTCTTGCTAGATCAACGATTAAAGCAATGCGTAAAAACGTACTTGCAAAATGCTATGGTGGAGATATCTCTCGTAAGCGAAAGCTTCTTGAGAAGCAAAAAGAAGGTAAGAAGCGAATGAAGAGCGTTGGTAACGTAGATGTTCCTCAAGAAGCCTTCATGTCCGTTCTTAGCATGAATGATGAGAAGTAA
- the gpr gene encoding GPR endopeptidase, with the protein MQEEVLNIRTDLAVESLQSFQDIVVKEEELEGVLVSTVIIKAEQAKRIGKQAGTYITLHAKNVRQVEEQLALENALVKAMQSLLPVVTSQKDINCLIVGLGNPDVTPDALGPNTCKRLFVTHHLNEVDRGQGFEKVAVLTPGVMGTTGMETADIVKGVVTTLQPDFVIVIDALAARSIERVYRTIQLSDAGIHPGSGVGNHRKALTKESLGVPVLAVGIPTVVDAATIASDAIDFLLKHLGKEAREADDPGKKLAPAGFGTHELTDEDIPDEGKRKTYFGAIGLLSSEEKKQLILEALTPLGHNLMVTPKEVDAFIEDVADIVANGLNRALHPAIADKNRSMYSPN; encoded by the coding sequence ATGCAAGAAGAAGTCTTAAATATTCGTACGGATTTAGCGGTAGAGTCTTTGCAGTCATTTCAAGATATTGTTGTGAAAGAGGAAGAACTGGAGGGCGTTCTTGTTTCCACGGTTATCATTAAAGCCGAGCAAGCAAAGCGAATAGGAAAACAAGCCGGGACGTATATAACGCTTCACGCTAAAAACGTCCGTCAGGTCGAAGAACAGCTTGCGTTAGAAAATGCGCTTGTCAAAGCCATGCAATCACTCCTTCCTGTAGTTACATCTCAAAAGGATATCAACTGCCTGATTGTGGGTCTTGGAAACCCCGATGTTACACCAGATGCACTTGGGCCGAACACGTGTAAACGACTATTTGTCACCCATCACTTGAATGAAGTAGACCGTGGACAAGGCTTTGAAAAGGTCGCTGTCTTAACACCAGGTGTTATGGGGACTACAGGGATGGAGACGGCAGATATTGTAAAAGGTGTTGTCACTACATTACAGCCAGACTTCGTTATTGTCATTGACGCACTGGCAGCTCGCTCAATAGAACGAGTATATCGAACAATTCAACTATCAGATGCAGGCATTCACCCAGGCTCTGGCGTTGGGAATCACCGAAAGGCGCTTACGAAAGAATCGCTCGGAGTTCCAGTTCTTGCTGTAGGAATCCCAACAGTTGTGGATGCGGCGACAATTGCGAGCGATGCAATAGACTTTTTATTAAAGCATTTAGGTAAAGAAGCACGTGAAGCGGACGATCCAGGAAAGAAGCTTGCTCCTGCAGGATTTGGAACTCATGAATTAACAGACGAAGATATTCCTGATGAAGGAAAGCGTAAAACATACTTTGGAGCAATTGGACTTCTTTCCTCTGAAGAAAAGAAGCAGTTGATATTAGAGGCATTAACCCCTCTAGGGCATAACTTAATGGTTACTCCAAAAGAGGTAGATGCGTTTATCGAGGATGTCGCAGACATTGTGGCAAATGGCCTTAACCGAGCGCTTCACCCTGCAATTGCAGATAAAAATCGAAGTATGTATTCACCTAATTGA
- the rpsT gene encoding 30S ribosomal protein S20, with protein MANIKSAKKRVRTNEDSRARNAAIKSDLRTAVKVFNSKIEQKEVEGAKEAFVQASKRIDKAAAKGLIHRNAAGRRKSALQVRLNEITA; from the coding sequence ATGGCAAATATTAAATCTGCAAAGAAGCGCGTTAGAACTAACGAAGATAGCCGCGCTCGTAACGCTGCAATCAAATCTGATCTACGTACTGCCGTTAAGGTGTTCAATTCTAAAATTGAGCAAAAGGAAGTAGAAGGTGCGAAAGAAGCGTTCGTACAAGCATCTAAGCGTATTGATAAGGCAGCTGCTAAGGGACTTATTCACCGTAACGCAGCGGGCCGTCGTAAATCCGCACTACAAGTACGCCTAAACGAAATCACTGCATAA
- the hemW gene encoding radical SAM family heme chaperone HemW, giving the protein MPSSLYVHVPFCEQICHYCDFNKFFLKNQPVEEYVDLAIQEMQMTVEKYPQKHAIRTIYVGGGTPTSLDTPTLEKLLKGIKSTFTLHDEVEWTVEVNPGSADQEKLNMLKAVGVNRLSIGAQTFDPMLLQTINRDHKPTDVGETVQMSIQAGITNLSVDLMFGLPNQTMEQWKDTLSKLVELPVAHVSAYSLKVEPKTVFYQLWQKGRLPLLPQELEADMYDYLKEFLGKNHFSQYEISNFAKTGKESIHNLTYWDNNEYYGIGAGAHSYVYGIRRMNHGPLPKYMKALKASELPYLDEHPVSQVERMEEQMFMGLRKRKGISVTEFKKRFNKDVEDVFPTVVSSLREKGLLDLDGDYLLLTEKGMLLGNEVFEQFLLTEED; this is encoded by the coding sequence ATGCCATCTTCGTTATATGTACATGTGCCATTTTGTGAACAGATTTGTCACTACTGTGACTTCAATAAATTTTTCTTAAAAAATCAGCCGGTCGAGGAGTATGTGGATTTAGCTATTCAAGAAATGCAAATGACGGTAGAGAAGTACCCTCAAAAGCATGCGATAAGAACAATTTATGTAGGCGGAGGAACCCCAACCTCTCTTGATACACCTACTCTTGAAAAGCTATTAAAAGGAATTAAATCAACGTTTACCCTTCACGATGAAGTAGAGTGGACGGTAGAGGTGAACCCTGGAAGTGCGGATCAGGAGAAGCTGAATATGTTAAAAGCGGTCGGTGTGAACCGATTATCAATCGGGGCACAAACGTTTGATCCGATGCTTTTACAAACGATTAACCGCGATCATAAACCAACAGATGTTGGGGAAACTGTCCAGATGAGTATACAAGCAGGAATAACCAATTTATCGGTCGATTTAATGTTTGGACTGCCGAATCAAACAATGGAGCAGTGGAAAGATACGTTAAGTAAACTTGTAGAGCTCCCTGTCGCTCACGTGAGTGCTTATTCACTTAAAGTGGAGCCTAAGACTGTCTTTTATCAGCTTTGGCAAAAAGGTAGGCTACCCTTACTACCACAAGAGCTTGAAGCGGATATGTACGACTACTTAAAAGAATTTTTAGGTAAAAACCACTTTTCCCAATATGAAATTAGTAACTTTGCTAAAACAGGCAAGGAGAGTATTCATAACTTAACGTATTGGGATAACAATGAGTATTACGGAATTGGAGCAGGTGCACATAGTTATGTTTATGGCATAAGAAGAATGAATCATGGCCCTCTTCCGAAGTATATGAAGGCTCTTAAAGCAAGCGAGCTTCCATACTTAGATGAACATCCTGTGTCTCAGGTGGAAAGAATGGAAGAGCAAATGTTTATGGGGCTTAGAAAACGGAAAGGAATATCCGTGACGGAGTTTAAAAAGCGATTTAATAAAGACGTGGAGGATGTTTTCCCTACAGTAGTATCATCATTACGGGAAAAAGGACTACTGGACCTTGATGGGGACTATTTATTGCTCACAGAAAAAGGGATGTTACTTGGCAACGAAGTGTTTGAACAATTTTTGTTAACGGAAGAGGATTAA
- the spoIIP gene encoding stage II sporulation protein P produces the protein MKDYVKQSLKLVMTSFYIAMSVLLLITTITSFGTNKLLRIEPVDALIQQIEAESLLALLMVENQALTKPEKKLADRVIDYMKSIDETMLFGGAIPHISQHTGKILKAGEGSTYLTMSKDTTPDISTLMGERKANQDRVAELEQWKEAVTKEEEVSLPTSKTVHIVHTHNRESFYPELEAGAEAFHKDVNITLAGERLALQLKEHGINAMVETTDIGQMLQDRGLGYSKSYEMSREVVTQAIADEPTLTFFLDLHRDSQPKAITTATINGQSYAKLMFVIGENNPNYEKNEQFALRLHNEVETIMPGISRGIYAPPVKASGRNGVYNQDLSENAVLIEIGGVDNSLEEVYRAVDVFAKAFAKQLTLMEEEN, from the coding sequence TTGAAAGATTACGTAAAACAATCTCTTAAACTCGTTATGACAAGCTTTTATATTGCGATGAGTGTCCTTTTACTCATCACGACGATAACATCCTTTGGTACTAATAAACTGTTGCGAATCGAGCCGGTGGACGCTCTCATTCAACAAATTGAAGCAGAATCCCTACTTGCTTTACTTATGGTCGAAAATCAGGCTTTAACGAAGCCAGAAAAGAAGCTAGCTGACCGTGTTATTGATTACATGAAATCGATAGACGAAACCATGCTGTTTGGTGGTGCCATTCCACACATAAGCCAACACACTGGTAAGATTCTAAAAGCTGGAGAAGGATCAACGTATTTAACCATGTCTAAAGATACAACACCAGATATTTCTACGTTGATGGGAGAGCGTAAAGCCAATCAAGATAGAGTAGCTGAGCTTGAACAATGGAAAGAAGCCGTTACGAAGGAAGAAGAGGTATCATTACCAACTAGTAAGACGGTTCATATTGTACATACGCATAATCGAGAGTCATTTTATCCGGAGCTCGAAGCAGGGGCTGAGGCTTTTCATAAAGATGTGAATATTACACTCGCAGGCGAGCGTTTGGCACTCCAACTCAAAGAGCATGGAATTAACGCGATGGTTGAGACGACAGATATTGGTCAAATGCTACAGGATAGAGGGTTAGGATATTCTAAATCATATGAGATGTCGCGAGAGGTTGTAACTCAGGCAATAGCCGATGAACCGACCCTTACGTTCTTTTTAGACTTACACCGAGATTCCCAGCCGAAAGCGATCACGACAGCTACGATTAATGGACAATCCTATGCCAAGCTCATGTTTGTCATTGGTGAAAATAATCCAAACTACGAAAAAAATGAGCAGTTTGCTTTGCGATTACACAACGAAGTAGAAACGATCATGCCAGGGATAAGTAGAGGGATTTACGCACCACCTGTAAAAGCCTCGGGACGAAATGGTGTTTACAATCAAGATCTATCAGAGAATGCTGTATTAATTGAAATTGGTGGTGTGGATAACTCTTTAGAAGAGGTATATCGAGCGGTTGATGTATTTGCTAAAGCTTTTGCAAAGCAACTCACATTGATGGAGGAGGAGAATTAA
- the grpE gene encoding nucleotide exchange factor GrpE, whose product MKELTNEKDHVHEEEATEDQDVVLEEEAEFVETDAEEVSQPSEIEELEAKVEEATNKLLRTQADYDNFRRRTKQEKEAAAKYRSQSLAESLIPAVDNFERALSVEVESEDAKSLLKGMEMVHKQLIEALKNEGVEQMETVGEAFDPHKHQAVMQVESDEHESNTIIEELQKGYILQDKVIRPAMVKVSS is encoded by the coding sequence GTGAAGGAATTGACAAACGAAAAAGATCACGTTCATGAAGAAGAAGCTACTGAAGATCAAGACGTTGTACTAGAAGAAGAAGCAGAATTTGTAGAAACGGATGCAGAAGAAGTGTCACAGCCTTCAGAAATCGAGGAGCTAGAAGCAAAAGTGGAGGAAGCGACGAATAAACTACTTCGTACACAAGCTGACTATGATAATTTCCGCCGTCGAACGAAGCAGGAAAAAGAAGCGGCGGCTAAATATAGATCTCAATCACTTGCTGAGAGTCTAATTCCAGCAGTTGATAACTTTGAACGCGCTCTGTCTGTAGAAGTCGAATCAGAAGATGCAAAAAGCCTACTAAAAGGTATGGAAATGGTGCATAAACAACTGATTGAAGCACTCAAGAATGAAGGCGTCGAACAGATGGAAACGGTAGGAGAAGCTTTTGATCCACACAAGCATCAAGCAGTGATGCAAGTGGAATCTGATGAGCATGAATCAAATACGATAATCGAAGAGCTTCAAAAAGGATATATTTTGCAAGATAAAGTTATTCGACCTGCAATGGTTAAAGTTAGTTCATAA